A portion of the Luteolibacter rhizosphaerae genome contains these proteins:
- a CDS encoding BatA domain-containing protein, which produces MLTLANPAGLWALLGIPAVLAIHFLQRQSVLLPVSTLFLLEKTQRESASGRKFDRLMNSVPLWMQLLGVLLLTWLLAEPRYQKSRSTQRVAIVLDSSASMAVAKDKLKEKLVASLPDLQGPAAVLDLTLLESTPGKPRLYAGNSPEEFAAALDDWKPRAGLTDPAHALRLARSLVSRDGIVVYATDIPIEAPPFDARVVSVSEPVDNVGFTGLSIGEKEGARVFQALVRNYSKSSSSRTWQLELPDGQKTEPKSFDLEPGGIVTLQAAFPTNALKARLVLSPDAFTLDDTLPMVVAQPKKLNLFAATGDAYEELSKKLLRSLESTEAVNDTASADLTILSYDPLDPVTATGNAIVFVRDDTRGGAYLKGGIVAEKSTLIDGLNWQSLLVRETIQLQRRDADSVLLWQGDRALIFLRETPASGETPASRQLCFNFDLRLSNAETQPAFIVMLHRFAEELRAAKVAPATENLETAQPFVIAAKTGAESPDLLIETLDLAGKVIETKDEPVAGSVRLEAPLDSGFLRVRQGDTTLLEAGVYFADTREADFSQCAAVDTIGTGSSALVERHTEEDHLWRTWFLVLLAALLISWHFTREREARKSQAPLSPQQENPA; this is translated from the coding sequence GTGCTGACGCTTGCCAACCCTGCCGGCCTTTGGGCGCTCCTCGGGATTCCCGCGGTGCTGGCGATCCATTTCCTGCAACGGCAGTCGGTGTTGCTGCCGGTGTCCACCCTGTTCCTGTTAGAGAAGACGCAGCGCGAATCGGCGAGCGGACGGAAGTTCGACCGGCTGATGAACTCGGTACCGCTGTGGATGCAGTTACTCGGGGTGCTGCTGCTGACCTGGCTACTGGCGGAGCCGCGTTACCAGAAATCCCGCAGCACGCAGCGGGTGGCGATCGTACTGGATTCGTCCGCCTCGATGGCGGTGGCGAAGGACAAACTGAAGGAGAAGCTGGTAGCCTCCCTGCCCGACTTGCAAGGACCTGCCGCGGTGCTGGACCTGACGCTGCTGGAAAGCACGCCGGGCAAGCCGCGGCTCTATGCCGGAAATTCTCCCGAAGAGTTTGCCGCGGCGCTGGACGACTGGAAGCCGCGCGCGGGTCTGACCGATCCCGCCCATGCGCTGAGGCTGGCTCGCTCGCTGGTTTCACGCGACGGCATCGTGGTTTACGCCACGGACATCCCGATCGAGGCGCCGCCCTTCGACGCGCGCGTCGTCTCCGTGAGCGAGCCGGTGGACAATGTCGGCTTCACCGGTCTGAGCATCGGCGAGAAGGAAGGCGCACGGGTTTTCCAAGCGCTGGTGAGGAACTACTCCAAGTCCAGCAGCTCGCGGACCTGGCAATTAGAGCTGCCGGACGGACAGAAGACGGAGCCGAAGTCCTTCGACCTGGAACCGGGTGGGATCGTCACCTTGCAGGCGGCCTTCCCGACGAATGCCTTGAAGGCGCGGCTGGTGCTTTCGCCGGATGCCTTCACGCTCGACGACACGCTGCCAATGGTGGTGGCCCAGCCGAAGAAGCTGAACCTCTTCGCCGCCACGGGCGATGCCTACGAGGAACTCTCCAAGAAGTTGCTCCGCTCGCTGGAGTCCACGGAAGCGGTGAACGACACGGCCTCCGCCGACCTGACGATCCTGTCCTACGATCCCCTGGATCCGGTGACGGCCACCGGCAATGCGATCGTTTTCGTGCGCGACGACACGCGCGGCGGTGCCTACCTGAAGGGCGGGATCGTGGCGGAGAAGAGCACGCTGATCGACGGGCTAAACTGGCAGTCCCTGCTGGTGCGCGAGACGATTCAACTGCAGCGTCGCGACGCCGACAGCGTGCTGCTGTGGCAGGGTGACCGGGCGCTGATTTTCCTGCGCGAGACCCCGGCCAGCGGAGAAACCCCCGCTTCGCGGCAGCTCTGCTTCAACTTCGACCTGCGGCTCTCGAACGCCGAGACCCAGCCGGCATTCATCGTGATGCTGCACCGTTTCGCGGAGGAGCTGCGAGCCGCGAAGGTGGCCCCGGCGACCGAGAATCTGGAGACAGCACAGCCCTTCGTGATCGCAGCGAAAACTGGAGCGGAGTCGCCCGACCTGCTGATCGAGACGCTGGACCTGGCGGGCAAGGTAATCGAGACCAAGGACGAGCCTGTGGCTGGCAGCGTGCGTCTGGAAGCTCCGCTGGATTCCGGCTTCCTGCGAGTTCGGCAGGGTGACACGACGCTGCTGGAGGCGGGTGTCTACTTCGCCGACACCCGCGAGGCGGACTTTTCCCAATGCGCGGCGGTGGACACGATCGGCACGGGCAGCAGCGCGCTGGTCGAGCGGCATACCGAGGAAGATCACCTGTGGCGTACCTGGTTCCTGGTGCTGCTGGCCGCGCTGCTGATTTCATGGCATTTCACGCGTGAGCGGGAGGCCCGGAAATCGCAGGCTCCCCTTAGCCCCCAACAGGAGAATCCCGCATGA
- a CDS encoding VWA domain-containing protein, producing MTFGSPEWFLIIPVCLFAGWFWKSLRLWSPLRLILVLLAAFGLADPKVNVTEDAMDLWVLLDRSESTEDLVDKGLLEWEPLLEKAKPSRRDKMHLFDYGGEIVEHGSDGASYTGSRKLTRTGLAISHVTALANEKRPSRVLIFTDGFATEPLHEAVEELQARGIPLDFRLVREETLNDFRLSRIELPERVQAGEPFLIAATVRGSTDADVKLILRRGKQTLTETTVKLVNGVGRAEFTDRLTRSGSFQYEAEVSVISGSGLSDAHPGNNRAARWIEIAGGPRVLLVSKYTDDPVAKVLSSLDFTVDVATPQELNPGRLSGARAVIFNNVPAYEVPLPFMNALDFFVREQAGGFLMAGGKQSFGSGGYFQSAIDTLLPVSMELKNEHRKLAVALAIVLDRSGSMSVSVGPGAGGMDLKKMDLANAGAAEAIGLLGVQDYICVHAVDSQPEEVVPLTQVKGNHAALQARVRKVQSMGGGIFVYEGLKAAWDELKNAQVGTRHVILFTDANDTEEPGDYKNLLEEMKKEGCTVSVIGLGTPADVDAKLIEDIGKRGEGRVFFTDRPVDIPKIFAQETVTIARSAFLEDPVGAQPTGRWAEVSPKLLEWLPQVDGYNLSYAREDATTSLVSKDEYVAPLVAHARRGLGRSAAVSFPLGGEFSQGIRDWQGYGDFVQTMTRWLMGMDLPPGIGLKHRLDGTRLTLDLLYDPELWSTKLTAAPPLLRMMESGPGAKPYDVPWKRIAPGHFSVTRDLDEGAVVRGAIQVGEHALPFGPLTVGSSVEWAFEPERLAELRTVSSLTGGRELLDLSKAWLRPPSRQDVSLRLWIALAMLVFLIAEALLTRTGWKLPIPALPSFEKREKIVKPKKVKAPKPEAPVMPTVPDEKPIVTAKQEPADESERRSRYQRAKDKR from the coding sequence ATGACTTTCGGCTCCCCAGAATGGTTCCTGATCATCCCCGTCTGCCTCTTCGCCGGGTGGTTCTGGAAGAGCCTGCGCCTGTGGTCGCCGCTGCGGCTGATCCTGGTATTGCTGGCAGCATTCGGGCTGGCGGATCCGAAGGTGAACGTGACCGAGGACGCGATGGACCTGTGGGTTCTGCTCGACCGATCCGAGTCCACGGAAGACTTGGTGGACAAGGGTCTGTTGGAATGGGAACCGCTGCTGGAGAAGGCCAAGCCAAGCCGCCGCGACAAGATGCACCTCTTCGACTACGGGGGGGAGATCGTGGAGCACGGCAGCGATGGCGCGAGCTACACGGGATCGCGCAAGCTGACCCGCACCGGGCTGGCGATTTCCCACGTGACGGCGCTGGCGAATGAGAAGCGCCCATCCCGGGTGCTGATCTTCACCGATGGCTTCGCCACGGAACCGCTGCATGAGGCGGTGGAGGAACTGCAAGCACGGGGTATCCCGCTGGACTTCCGCTTGGTGCGGGAGGAAACCCTGAATGACTTCCGCTTGTCCCGGATCGAGCTGCCGGAGCGGGTGCAGGCGGGCGAACCCTTCCTGATCGCGGCGACGGTGCGCGGTTCGACCGATGCCGACGTGAAGCTGATCCTGCGCCGTGGCAAGCAGACCCTCACCGAGACCACGGTGAAGCTGGTGAACGGTGTGGGCCGGGCGGAGTTCACGGACCGGCTGACGCGTTCCGGATCCTTCCAGTATGAGGCGGAGGTGAGCGTGATCTCAGGCAGCGGACTGAGCGATGCTCATCCCGGCAACAACCGTGCAGCGCGTTGGATCGAGATCGCGGGCGGCCCCCGCGTGCTGCTGGTCAGCAAGTATACCGACGACCCGGTGGCAAAGGTTCTGTCCTCGCTGGACTTCACCGTGGACGTGGCCACACCGCAGGAGCTGAACCCCGGCCGCCTGAGCGGGGCGCGGGCGGTGATCTTCAACAACGTGCCGGCCTACGAGGTTCCCCTGCCCTTCATGAACGCGCTCGACTTCTTCGTGCGCGAGCAGGCGGGTGGCTTCCTGATGGCGGGCGGCAAGCAGTCCTTCGGCTCGGGAGGCTATTTCCAATCGGCGATCGACACGCTGCTGCCGGTTTCGATGGAGCTGAAGAACGAGCATCGCAAGCTGGCGGTGGCGCTGGCGATCGTGCTCGACCGCTCGGGCTCCATGTCGGTGAGCGTGGGTCCGGGTGCGGGTGGCATGGATCTGAAGAAGATGGACCTGGCGAATGCCGGTGCGGCGGAAGCGATCGGTCTGCTCGGCGTGCAGGACTACATCTGCGTGCATGCCGTGGACAGCCAGCCGGAGGAGGTGGTGCCGCTCACACAGGTGAAGGGCAACCACGCCGCGCTGCAGGCGCGGGTGCGCAAGGTGCAGTCGATGGGTGGCGGTATCTTCGTTTACGAAGGCTTGAAGGCTGCGTGGGACGAATTGAAAAACGCTCAGGTGGGAACGCGCCACGTGATCCTCTTCACCGACGCGAACGACACGGAAGAGCCGGGGGACTACAAGAACCTGCTGGAAGAGATGAAGAAAGAAGGCTGCACCGTTTCGGTGATCGGCCTCGGGACACCGGCGGATGTCGATGCGAAGCTGATCGAGGATATCGGCAAGCGCGGCGAGGGACGGGTCTTCTTCACCGACCGGCCGGTGGATATCCCGAAGATCTTCGCGCAGGAGACGGTGACGATCGCCCGCTCCGCGTTCCTGGAAGATCCGGTGGGTGCGCAGCCAACCGGGCGCTGGGCGGAGGTCTCGCCGAAGCTGTTGGAGTGGCTGCCGCAGGTCGACGGCTACAATCTTTCGTATGCGCGGGAAGACGCGACGACTTCGCTGGTGAGCAAGGACGAGTATGTAGCACCGCTGGTAGCGCATGCGCGGCGCGGCTTGGGCCGCAGCGCGGCGGTGTCCTTCCCGCTGGGCGGCGAGTTCTCGCAGGGGATCCGGGATTGGCAGGGGTACGGCGACTTCGTGCAGACCATGACGCGCTGGCTGATGGGGATGGATTTGCCACCGGGAATCGGCCTGAAGCATCGGCTGGATGGCACACGACTGACGCTCGACCTGCTCTACGACCCGGAGCTGTGGTCCACCAAGCTGACCGCTGCTCCTCCGCTCTTGCGTATGATGGAGAGCGGTCCCGGGGCGAAGCCCTATGACGTGCCGTGGAAACGCATCGCGCCGGGCCATTTCTCCGTGACCCGGGATCTGGATGAAGGCGCGGTCGTGCGTGGCGCGATCCAAGTGGGCGAGCATGCGCTGCCCTTCGGCCCGCTGACGGTGGGATCCTCCGTGGAGTGGGCCTTCGAGCCGGAACGTCTGGCCGAGCTCCGCACGGTCTCCTCACTCACGGGTGGCCGGGAGCTGCTCGATCTGTCGAAAGCGTGGCTGCGCCCGCCCTCGAGGCAGGATGTCTCGCTGCGTCTGTGGATTGCGCTGGCGATGTTGGTCTTCCTTATCGCCGAAGCCCTGCTGACCCGGACCGGTTGGAAGCTGCCGATCCCGGCGCTGCCGAGCTTCGAAAAACGCGAGAAGATCGTGAAGCCGAAGAAGGTGAAGGCGCCGAAGCCGGAAGCTCCGGTGATGCCGACCGTGCCGGATGAGAAGCCAATCGTAACCGCCAAGCAGGAGCCAGCCGACGAGTCGGAGCGGCGATCGAGATATCAGCGCGCAAAAGATAAGCGATAG
- a CDS encoding site-2 protease family protein gives MVLLPVFVLGLIAVRVRMKLWRVPQHSEVQPAQIADEVRRYTQPWLGRLGFLGFTNQSCVSGRDANDREHYQWRMVHGNDRCVALVKALVSGEGRPLLQLTLLSFLPDGRVVVSADRPIAPVLPKHWEEAHRQFATLQDQLQFHRQRMEGQTAVMPQAAALGSRLAVEEQALFDALMASGRFTAIPGESPAACASIAALPKLTFQGFLGLFNARGSGRRTDVASVSKRKDPDEEGAPAAEFKRTKEQIVEDYLKSYRARTARKADGKYYFLRILITAVTVAVLFFAFGKGNPVSTVLTALGLIAIHDFGHWIMMKLFGYRGMGRFFIPFISPVDRGRKLHAPAWQQLTVILAGPLPGLMVGMAVLVTGYFSPSLPPLAPEIGAMAVLLNAFHLLPFLPLDGGKVVDLLIFRDLPFLRPLFTLSSAIAVFAASIFTGPAGRVLRYVAITMFAGLAWDIKMIKVVRGGRRLGWSDAEDEDETLRRIFKGIHEEENNGFFRDPKWPRQIEVLLGEVMRKRPGFLMRIFGGGLYGAVFVLPFALVIGSLAIASFGLFGAMANTGEAGEEYEKDFPTMTAGIQPAHTGPMDRLLEATHDEDESEGLEDRSGKKRTELAAENSAKLLPLLDRLNWQHAGLAYHQEDFHDYELSLWLEVLCSKLESSWKSEAHAEALVRAETLLHAVNSLEPAMSQKDRELLCDAELRALAVVERLGASGKLDAVALDRLDKRISLLNKAPLPEVENKLLVSGWNEACLERAIGPVDMADPGKDDGSEVWQDAYRLIGAGIENLGNLGRKPVCLALAAEWKKSRRVGILPGNLAGAEHISPREADYITRFCDNHNRMAWRRLVTLSALRLEAHRLKNGRLPALWKHSLPGGAVVELDQTTGPYLRLSDRRGQVGMNLPAWVTQTGVTQARLDYDCPLFGAPELSKK, from the coding sequence ATGGTTCTGCTTCCGGTCTTCGTGCTGGGGCTGATCGCGGTCAGGGTGCGAATGAAGCTCTGGCGGGTGCCGCAGCATTCTGAGGTCCAGCCCGCTCAGATCGCGGATGAGGTGCGGCGCTACACGCAGCCTTGGCTAGGACGCCTCGGGTTCCTGGGCTTTACCAACCAGAGCTGCGTTTCAGGACGAGATGCAAACGATCGCGAGCACTACCAGTGGCGGATGGTCCACGGCAACGATCGCTGCGTGGCGCTGGTGAAGGCCTTGGTCTCCGGAGAGGGTCGCCCCCTGCTGCAACTCACGCTGCTCTCCTTCCTACCTGACGGTCGGGTGGTCGTGAGTGCCGACCGCCCGATCGCGCCGGTGTTGCCCAAGCACTGGGAGGAAGCGCACCGGCAATTCGCAACCCTGCAGGACCAGCTCCAGTTCCACCGCCAACGGATGGAAGGTCAGACGGCGGTAATGCCCCAGGCGGCCGCGCTGGGCAGCCGTCTCGCTGTGGAAGAGCAGGCCTTGTTCGACGCACTGATGGCAAGCGGCCGGTTTACCGCCATCCCCGGGGAAAGCCCGGCAGCCTGTGCGTCCATCGCGGCCCTGCCGAAGCTCACGTTCCAAGGTTTTCTCGGACTGTTCAATGCCCGCGGCTCGGGACGCCGCACCGACGTGGCTTCCGTCTCCAAGCGCAAAGATCCGGACGAAGAAGGAGCACCGGCCGCGGAGTTCAAGCGGACGAAGGAGCAGATCGTGGAGGACTACCTGAAGTCCTACCGTGCGCGGACCGCTCGCAAAGCCGACGGAAAGTACTACTTCCTCCGTATCCTGATTACAGCGGTAACGGTGGCCGTGCTCTTCTTCGCTTTCGGCAAGGGCAATCCGGTCTCGACCGTTCTAACAGCATTGGGACTGATCGCTATCCATGACTTCGGCCACTGGATCATGATGAAGCTCTTCGGCTACCGCGGGATGGGCCGCTTCTTCATCCCTTTCATCAGCCCTGTCGACCGGGGACGGAAGCTGCATGCACCTGCATGGCAGCAGCTCACCGTGATCCTGGCAGGTCCGCTGCCCGGCCTGATGGTAGGCATGGCGGTGCTAGTGACCGGATACTTCAGCCCGAGCCTGCCGCCACTGGCACCGGAAATCGGGGCGATGGCGGTGCTGCTGAATGCCTTCCACCTGCTGCCATTCCTGCCACTCGACGGCGGCAAGGTGGTGGACCTCCTGATCTTCCGTGACCTGCCTTTCCTGAGGCCTCTTTTCACGTTGAGCTCCGCAATCGCGGTGTTCGCCGCTTCGATCTTCACCGGGCCCGCCGGGCGGGTGCTGCGCTATGTCGCGATCACGATGTTCGCGGGACTGGCTTGGGACATCAAGATGATCAAGGTGGTCCGCGGCGGGCGCCGTCTCGGCTGGTCGGACGCCGAGGACGAGGACGAAACCCTACGCCGCATCTTCAAAGGCATCCATGAAGAGGAGAACAACGGGTTCTTCCGCGATCCGAAATGGCCGCGACAGATCGAAGTGCTACTGGGCGAAGTGATGCGCAAGCGTCCCGGCTTCCTGATGCGGATCTTCGGCGGCGGGCTCTACGGTGCGGTCTTCGTGCTCCCCTTCGCGCTCGTGATTGGTTCGCTGGCGATCGCTTCGTTCGGTCTCTTCGGAGCGATGGCGAATACGGGGGAAGCCGGGGAGGAATACGAGAAGGATTTCCCCACCATGACCGCCGGCATCCAACCGGCCCACACGGGTCCGATGGACCGGCTGCTGGAAGCCACCCATGATGAGGACGAGAGCGAGGGTCTGGAGGATAGGTCCGGCAAGAAGCGGACCGAACTTGCTGCGGAGAATTCCGCCAAACTGCTGCCGCTGCTCGACCGGCTGAACTGGCAACATGCCGGGCTGGCTTACCACCAGGAAGATTTCCACGACTACGAACTCTCCCTCTGGCTGGAAGTTCTCTGCTCAAAGCTGGAAAGCAGCTGGAAGAGCGAGGCCCACGCCGAGGCCCTGGTCCGAGCCGAAACGCTGCTGCACGCCGTGAATTCGCTGGAGCCCGCGATGTCGCAGAAGGATCGAGAGTTGCTGTGCGATGCGGAGTTGCGGGCGCTGGCCGTAGTCGAACGTCTCGGAGCTTCCGGCAAGCTGGACGCCGTCGCGCTGGACCGCTTGGACAAACGTATCAGCCTCTTGAACAAGGCTCCCCTTCCCGAGGTGGAGAACAAGCTGCTGGTCTCCGGCTGGAACGAGGCTTGTCTTGAACGTGCGATCGGGCCGGTGGACATGGCCGACCCCGGGAAAGATGACGGCTCGGAAGTCTGGCAGGACGCCTACCGCCTGATCGGAGCAGGGATCGAGAATCTGGGTAATCTCGGCAGAAAGCCGGTATGTCTGGCTCTCGCCGCAGAGTGGAAGAAAAGCCGGCGCGTGGGAATCCTGCCCGGAAACCTGGCAGGAGCGGAGCACATCAGTCCCCGCGAAGCCGATTACATCACCCGCTTCTGCGACAATCACAACCGGATGGCTTGGAGGCGTCTGGTAACCCTCTCCGCGCTGAGATTGGAGGCCCATCGCCTGAAGAACGGAAGGCTCCCGGCGTTATGGAAGCACAGTCTCCCGGGGGGCGCCGTTGTGGAACTGGATCAGACTACCGGTCCCTACCTGCGGTTAAGCGACCGGCGTGGGCAGGTAGGGATGAATTTGCCTGCTTGGGTGACTCAGACGGGTGTCACGCAGGCCCGCCTGGACTACGACTGCCCGCTCTTCGGAGCACCCGAACTGTCGAAGAAGTAG
- a CDS encoding site-2 protease family protein — protein MTFGLVLLALVFATGLPLICAFIALMNVRRYRVKAHPCEAHVIPTDVKRRMAPWLNRLGHFGFRQVQIARLESAGFAEAHRWILVNDEEKTYATLERTVPVSGAGPRVSLSLFTPLRDGTLIVTLDRRLTRHPPSWWRDVQRYFGTVTSQWKHHYARIRGEQERILPATEKFTEMLAADEEARHAALVAGGEFTPTRQDPDVLRLRLACLPSRVLPMLGDFFRGGYLGSTSRRDVAAPAKAKTDESERIGGAIGLSLNQAVEQDLTRYRALQAVGSSPLDHVRRLVLLAGTIAFFIFLFGQDQPLQTALTVVVLSALHEAGHWLPMRLFGYRGIPPLFIPFTGATERGRKLHAPAWQQLVVALGGPLPGLIAGLAMLAHGYFRPDTPLWLLDAAGMAVALNALHLLPVLPMDGGKIIDLLVFRDLPLLRPFFTVTASISAFAAAMVLKSRVLKHIAMAMLGGVIWDVRTIQVVRGARKLPWAGEVNDEGEALRRIFRGLRQEGHGSFIGSDGWHKKIEALLMEVMRKRPNLATRFAGGGLLLTAGAMPSLLFVGVLLGPVLGDAGRMVRTVEHVSEFRKIYPRENRTLSAEDRLTLTELAADTEKAPDGTPTPNLDRPRDVAVALASVLGPRVDKVDWQKATIASRTNVISAHVLPIWVEVQVRQLELSAADNRGPETVRRAEVLLHLFSEIEPATSYERREAFTQAELRVLSIVEREAGAGRLDGMSLGRLDERISERNVAPVPEVEGLLLVAAWAERSRLSAISDAAAQASLDPRFWRDLYPRIRTVRRLLAEQNSTLVPASVALARHWNNTRRVGELPPQIGMPVAVSAGEASLILDFCEQHRRLTWRRLSTLSALRLEGHRQKKGSLPPMWKHTVPGGAIIELHKDSGPYLRLTDRRDQITRRIPTWLAPATLPVPPSGPSLDYDCPLYGAPALPELSHN, from the coding sequence ATGACCTTTGGTCTCGTCCTACTGGCCCTTGTCTTTGCGACGGGCCTGCCGCTGATCTGTGCCTTCATCGCTCTGATGAACGTGCGACGCTATCGGGTGAAGGCGCACCCCTGCGAAGCGCATGTGATCCCGACCGATGTGAAGCGCCGGATGGCGCCATGGTTGAACCGCTTGGGTCACTTCGGTTTCCGGCAGGTTCAGATCGCCCGTCTTGAAAGCGCCGGATTCGCGGAAGCCCACCGCTGGATTCTGGTAAACGACGAGGAGAAGACTTACGCGACGCTGGAGCGCACGGTGCCGGTCTCCGGTGCGGGTCCGCGGGTATCGCTCTCCCTCTTCACGCCGCTGCGGGATGGCACCCTGATCGTTACCCTTGATCGCCGTCTCACGCGCCATCCCCCCTCGTGGTGGCGGGACGTGCAGCGCTACTTCGGCACGGTGACTTCCCAGTGGAAGCATCACTACGCCCGCATCCGCGGTGAGCAGGAGAGGATCCTGCCAGCGACGGAGAAGTTCACCGAGATGTTGGCCGCCGATGAGGAGGCCCGGCATGCGGCATTGGTGGCCGGCGGCGAGTTCACACCGACTCGCCAGGATCCTGACGTGCTGCGCCTGCGCTTGGCCTGTCTTCCTTCCCGGGTGCTGCCGATGCTGGGAGACTTCTTCCGTGGCGGTTACCTCGGTTCCACCTCGCGCCGGGACGTGGCGGCTCCAGCAAAGGCGAAGACGGATGAGTCCGAACGCATCGGAGGGGCCATCGGGCTTTCGCTGAATCAAGCGGTCGAGCAGGACCTCACCCGCTACCGTGCCCTGCAAGCGGTAGGATCCAGTCCTCTCGACCACGTGCGGCGCTTGGTGCTGCTCGCCGGAACGATCGCGTTCTTCATCTTCCTCTTCGGGCAGGATCAGCCGCTGCAAACGGCGCTCACGGTGGTGGTGCTCTCCGCCTTGCACGAGGCCGGGCACTGGCTGCCGATGCGCCTCTTCGGGTATCGCGGGATTCCGCCGCTCTTCATCCCGTTCACCGGCGCGACCGAGCGCGGGCGCAAGCTCCATGCTCCGGCTTGGCAACAGCTGGTGGTGGCCCTTGGCGGTCCCCTGCCCGGCCTGATCGCCGGCCTGGCGATGCTGGCGCACGGCTATTTCCGCCCGGACACGCCGCTATGGCTGCTGGATGCGGCAGGCATGGCGGTGGCGCTGAATGCCCTTCACCTGCTGCCGGTGCTACCGATGGACGGCGGCAAGATCATCGACCTTCTGGTTTTCCGCGATCTGCCGCTGTTGCGCCCCTTCTTCACTGTCACCGCTTCGATTTCCGCCTTCGCCGCTGCAATGGTTCTGAAGTCGCGGGTGCTGAAGCACATCGCGATGGCGATGCTGGGCGGTGTGATCTGGGACGTGCGCACGATTCAAGTGGTGCGCGGTGCCCGCAAGCTACCATGGGCCGGAGAGGTGAACGACGAAGGCGAAGCCTTGCGCCGTATCTTCCGCGGCCTGCGCCAGGAGGGCCATGGCTCCTTCATCGGCAGCGATGGCTGGCACAAGAAAATCGAGGCACTCCTGATGGAGGTCATGCGGAAGCGACCGAACCTGGCGACCCGCTTCGCCGGTGGCGGCCTGCTTCTTACTGCCGGAGCGATGCCCTCGCTGCTTTTCGTCGGCGTGCTGCTCGGTCCCGTGCTCGGCGATGCCGGACGCATGGTGCGCACAGTCGAGCATGTGTCCGAGTTCCGGAAGATCTATCCGAGGGAGAACCGCACGCTTTCCGCCGAAGACCGGCTGACTCTTACCGAGCTCGCGGCGGATACCGAAAAGGCTCCCGACGGCACGCCCACACCGAACCTCGACCGGCCGCGTGATGTGGCCGTGGCCTTGGCCTCCGTGCTCGGGCCGCGCGTCGACAAGGTGGATTGGCAGAAGGCGACGATCGCGTCACGCACCAACGTGATCAGTGCCCATGTCCTACCGATCTGGGTCGAGGTGCAGGTCCGCCAGCTTGAACTTTCCGCTGCGGACAACCGGGGACCGGAAACCGTTCGCCGCGCCGAAGTGCTGCTGCATCTTTTCTCCGAGATCGAGCCAGCCACCAGCTACGAGCGGCGCGAGGCCTTCACGCAGGCGGAGCTCCGGGTGCTCTCGATCGTCGAACGCGAAGCGGGTGCGGGCCGTCTCGACGGGATGTCTCTCGGCCGTCTCGACGAACGTATCTCCGAGCGCAACGTGGCCCCGGTGCCGGAGGTGGAAGGCCTTCTGCTGGTGGCCGCTTGGGCCGAACGCAGTCGTCTCTCCGCCATTTCGGATGCCGCCGCCCAGGCCTCCCTCGATCCCCGTTTCTGGCGCGATCTCTATCCGCGGATTCGCACGGTGCGGCGGCTTCTGGCAGAACAGAATTCCACCTTGGTGCCGGCTTCTGTTGCCCTTGCGCGCCACTGGAACAACACACGCCGGGTGGGCGAGTTACCGCCGCAGATTGGCATGCCCGTCGCCGTGTCTGCCGGTGAGGCGTCCCTGATCCTGGACTTCTGCGAACAGCATCGCCGTCTCACCTGGCGGCGTCTCTCCACGCTTTCCGCGCTGCGACTCGAAGGTCACCGCCAGAAAAAGGGCAGCCTGCCCCCGATGTGGAAGCACACCGTTCCAGGTGGAGCGATCATCGAGTTGCACAAGGATTCCGGTCCTTATCTCCGGCTCACCGACCGCCGCGATCAGATCACGCGGCGCATTCCCACCTGGCTTGCACCAGCCACCCTGCCGGTGCCTCCAAGCGGCCCCTCGCTCGATTACGATTGCCCGCTCTATGGTGCCCCTGCTCTTCCGGAGCTGTCGCATAACTGA